The window TAGGTATATAGTTCAGAGGTTGCATGCAACGGAAATATAGGCATTTCTTACATGATGCACCTATAAAACAATAAACTAAGGGAAAACTAATTAAAGTATACATGTACATCGTAAAGCAAAACAAATAGAGCTAGCTTAAACATATTGATATAAGTTTTTTATATACACTTGTTTTAGATGATCACAAAATCGAAAACAAGGACTGAAAAATTCAATATGCATAAGTACATTAGTCGAAGTTGAGAACTTGTTAATATATAGTTACAGTTTCAGATGTTTGTCAACTGAATCAATTCGTCCATTTTTATACGTTTATATTTTCGTTGATTATACCTATATCTATATGTAACTTTTGTTATGCCATTCACTTGTAACAAAGCACAATTGTTTCTTTGAGTTTATACTTTGACTggtataactatatatattatactttttttggaacaaaactatatattatactatatatgtaaataatgcTTCTACTTATACagatatataagataattatttgatttgacTACTACGTCAAAACAGAAATCTCATTAGTTAAGTTTATTAAAATGGAGTTTAAAAGCGTCAAAGAAGTATTACTAAATTGTGATTAGTGGACTTTGCAtgcataattatttttaaaataatcaccGATTCGACACTTAGTCTATTCTATCTACATGCTTGAAGTCTTTCTACTTTTATACTTTTGACATTATACATGCGCATGTCTCTATCTCCCTGTCTAATATAATTTCCTATTACATTCGTTTTATACTTTGATCATGTGTATGCAATGTCAACTGATCATTAATCTCATTAATCTTTCGTTTTCcggtttatatattatataccaaTTAAGTAATCGACGGGACGCATAGCATAAACCATACTTTTTAGGTATCGGCTACGTGCTATATATGCGTCTCCGAATAGATTATCTAACGCGTAGAATTTTTGGGCGCTTCTTATATACAACACGCTTGGAAAGTCTTTGTACGTAAAATGATGTTGACTTTAAGTTCATGTGTATTTTATAATGGTCacatttatgatattttgttcCTCGTATATATAGtcaaactatttaaaatttgtatttgtagTTTTGTGACAAGTGCAAGGGTAGACTTTCCAAACTTccgtattaaaaatatatttgtgagATCATTTGTATTTTCAGACAATGAAAATTTGTAGAGTACAATATCGAAATCTTATTGTCCATGACTAATGCTGAACAAATCCAACCCTTGACGATGACCAGAATAAAAGAAAGTATAAGTCCGGACCTATTTTGAGACTTAAGTGATCATTTCTCGTTTGGTCCCCTTTTCTCAGGGACTCTCAAGTCTAAAGTCTTTACTATAAAACCAAAAAGTTTGTTCTACCCTTATGTATTATGACATTATCACTTTAAAATATCTTACTATTCTAAATTAAAATGTGAAGAAACAAAACTCGCATACACACACGTCCGATCGGAATCCTTAGCATTTTCCAACTTGGTGCTACTTTTTGTGGGAGTCAAAGGTCAATCGTAACAACTGGGAGAATCTTAGCCGTCAGATCAGTCCTCACCTCACACGCGGAACATGCTTACAGGCTGGTCTCATCATTAACTACGTAGGTCTCATCTTCGTGTCGTTCTTATGAACTGCTCCGCAGTTATATCCATGGACTTATCTCTACACGTTACAAGTACAACAACCCGAAACCTACAAATAATTACACGCGTACCCATTACACAAACGTGGTTAGGTAAAAAGTGTGTGTATCAGTTTTAGTTACCAAATTCGAGTTGGAAGTTCTATCTACATCACCACAAATCTCTCTGTTCCATATTCTTTTTTCTTAATGTAACCAAAAAGataatgttctaaaaatcgctAGACGGTAGCTAGGCGCTTTATAGAGGACTAGCGACTAGACGAATTATTTAGGGCCTAAACGAGATTTAGGCGTTagcaaattattgatttattttatatattttatatatttaacatatatagacaatttattttatatattttatacatttatcaaagttaaatatacaaaacaaaagaaagtagacaaatttgtagatttgtaataatattattgcttaatttaatatatatatataaacaattttagATCGATTTTAACCAATTTTAACTGATTTGGAACTGTTTAAACCAATTTGAATCATATAAATCGTTATAAATCAGATTTTAAAAAAACCGTTTCGGATAGGATCGAGTTGCCGCCTAGGCGGGGGCCTAGACGCCGTCTATACCTATTTTTAGAACCTTAAAATAATACGAGCAAGGCCTagtaatttgtattaatgtccACCTGGTTTTATTAGGAGATGGAAATATCGCTCTTTGTGGGCTCTAGAACTGGGCTTTCATATATGGGCTTATAAATGGGCCGTAACTAGAGAAGAGGACTCGAAATGACTCTCATGTCTATGACTGACGTTGAACATTTCCTAATTCGATCTAAATCCTCTGAAGAAAAAATCTATGAAGAAGTTAGCGAGAAGATGGCGGAGAACTCGCGGCGACgacgaagatgatgatgataagctCGCCCTTCCTACTTTTGACGACATCGATTCTCGGCCTATCGATACGCAAGgttcttcttcttattattcAAATTACTCAAGCAGATTCGTAAACACTTTGTTCGTTATACAGAGCAAGAAGAGTACGTCAGGTCGCTCGAAGAAGCTCACGCTCAGCAAAGTCGTCAATGGAAGGTATGATCATCGAATATAAACTTGAGAGTTGTGGATTTTGAAAAATGTTTCGATTCTTCATTGTGTGTAGAGCGTGTTCGCCGTTCTTCTGGTTTGCTACGGAGCTTTCCTCTTCTACTCCAGTTTCCAGCAGTTCATGTCACCGTGGGAGCTGGTACGGTGTTCTCCTTTTAAGTTGAATTACAATTTAAAACTCAGTTTATGATTCTTGTTTTACTTATAgattctgtattttttttttttttttattctgagCAGCGGTATCATGCCTACTTCATGGAAGATCTTAAGTCGTGGATGGTCATTTCAGCTGGTTTGTCTTTCATCTCTGTGTTCTTACTTTGAATCCATCCATGGTTTATTGCATATTAATTTAATGCACACTTTCACTTGGTCATTCTTTGGCTGTAGTTCCTGGGCATCACTTTTCACATGTCTCTTGATGGAATAGTTGAGAATGAAAACTATTGGATTGATCTTTGTAGCTTCTCTGCTAGTATAGTTATTAGAACCTATTTAGTGAAACCTTACTGCCATCACAAGACTTTGCTACTTGGTCTTCAGTTACTTTGCATGTTATTTGAGTTTTGCAACAATAACAGTTTTATTGCCGGATTTTTATGGATCAGAGTGGATTGCTATCATGGCTTGCTGCCTCTCAATTGTGGGGCTACTAGATAAGAAGAATGATCATGGACGGTGGTTTTGGTACTCTTGTGTTCCCGGATCTGCATTGGCCATCTTTTGGATTTACTACTTACTGAGGTACACTAGATATAGTATACCTTTCATCATTTCAGATGACATCTTATCTTACAATTGATAGACATTCATAAGAGAAACTTAAGTGCTTTTGATCTCAATTTGCTCTAGAGATGCTGGTTCATAGATATGCTACTTTTAGTACCATTAGGCTGGATCAACAAGAGCTACATTTTGGCAATTCGTTTTATTAGAGTTGTGCTAAAATCTATTCTCCCTCGTGGTCTAGGCTTCCGAAGTTCCGGTGGGATGCTATATGGCTTCCATTTGGTCCCCTTTGGTTGGTGCATCTATCCCGTATATATAACCTGATGTCTAATATAGATCATGTGTGTATGGCACTAATGTTTTGTATCAACTTACTCTACTTTGAATTTTGAAGCGGAGCTGGAATTTGTCTATACGTGGATCATCTACTGGAGGAATCATCTGAAGAAGTGAAAAAACTAAGGAACTATATGTATGCATACAAAGCAAGGTAGAGATAAAAGTCATTCCAATACACTTGAGAGTAACTCTGTGATGGCAACAGTGCAAGTTTTGACTAAAAACAGAATGATTCTGAATAATCTCTCATTATTGACGCAAAACTATAGATTCCATGTCAATCACGAGAGATTTGTCTATAATCTCTCTTATAAGTTTTTAGCGATCTGTCTATAATCATTGGTAGTCGGGTTCCAAAACCATATTTACAAACTTCCGCACCTGTTACCTGCGTTTAAACTAACCACTCTGAGAATTGTTCAAAGAGAGCGTTTAGTTGGCCTAGTGGTACGAGAGTAAGACATCTTACCAAACGGTTCAAAACCACTATGAAATAGCGATGA of the Brassica rapa cultivar Chiifu-401-42 chromosome A03, CAAS_Brap_v3.01, whole genome shotgun sequence genome contains:
- the LOC103861618 gene encoding uncharacterized protein LOC103861618; translation: MKKLARRWRRTRGDDEDDDDKLALPTFDDIDSRPIDTQEQEEYVRSLEEAHAQQSRQWKSVFAVLLVCYGAFLFYSSFQQFMSPWELRYHAYFMEDLKSWMVISAEWIAIMACCLSIVGLLDKKNDHGRWFWYSCVPGSALAIFWIYYLLRLPKFRWDAIWLPFGPLCGAGICLYVDHLLEESSEEVKKLRNYMYAYKAR